The Chroicocephalus ridibundus unplaced genomic scaffold, bChrRid1.1 SCAFFOLD_624, whole genome shotgun sequence genome has a window encoding:
- the TLCD3B gene encoding ceramide synthase, with amino-acid sequence MRGAPPRCRGDAAAWEGAAPPPSAPVPMAPPGAALAAGLLFFPGLFLLAKAALRRLRCPEPHAAILAARLVSSVQAVMASTAGYIISSSCHHVIDDQHWLAGAYPQFAVPYFVYDVYAMFLCHWHRGRVKGHEVAPPPSLRAAAGAYLRKDLLMVLHHAAMVLVCFPVAALWRQGKGDFFLGCLLMAELSTPFVCLGKVLILYQRQHTTLHKLNGVALLVTFLLCRVLLFPYLYWAYGRQRGLPLLQVPGALPPTYNAAAAALLAPQLYWFALICRGAWRLFRTPPPPPRQPP; translated from the exons ATGCGCGGTGCTCCTCCCCGTTGCCGTGGCGACGCGGCGGCCTGGGAGGGGGCG GCCCCGCCCCCCTCGGCCCCGGTTCCCAtggccccccccggggcggcgcTGGCCGCCgggctcctcttcttccccggGCTCTTCCTGCTGGCCAAGGCCGCCCTCCGCCGGCTGCGCTGCCCCGAGCCCCACGCCGCGATCCTGGCCGCCAG gcTGGTGTCGTCGGTGCAGGCGGTGATGGCCTCCACGGCCGGCTacatcatctcctcctcctgccaccacgTCATCGATGACCA gcACTGGCTAGCGGGGGCGTACCCCCAGTTCGCCGTCCCCTACTTCGTCTACGACGTCTACGCCATGTTCCTGTGTCACTGGCACCGAGGACGGGTGAAAGGACATGAGGTGGCACCTCCCCCGTCCCTGAGAGCGGCTGCTGGCGCCTACCTGCGCAAGGACCTCCTCATGGTGCTCCACCACGCCGCCATGGTGCTCGTCTGCTTCCCAGTGGCTGCC CTGTGGCGCCAGGGGAAGGGTGACTTCTTCTTGGGGTGTCTCCTGATGGCCGAGCTCAGCACCCCCTTCGTCTGCCTCGGCAAGGTCCTCATCCTG TACCAGCGCCAACACACGACTCTCCACAAGCTCAACGGGGTGGCCTTGCTGGTGACCTTCCTCCTCTGCCGCGTCCTCCTCTTCCCCTACCTCTACTGGGCCTACGGCCGCCAGCGGGGGCTGCCGCTGCTGCAGGTGCCAGGGGCGCTGCCCCCCACCTACaacgccgctgccgccgccctcctggccccacagctctACTGGTTCGCGCTCATCTGCCGGGGAGCGTGGCGCCTCTTCCGcaccccgcccccgcccccccgccagcccccctga